A window of the Gammaproteobacteria bacterium genome harbors these coding sequences:
- a CDS encoding arginine deiminase, whose product MIRSETGRLRTVIVHRPGLELERLTPSNKDELLFDELIWVEKAQDEHDAFAATLANAGIDVLYLTSLLETVLSDGNVAEAFISDQVGDDLCGRRLAGRVRGFLADLDTGALVSHLIGGVTFGDVGETDGLVAALHGPDDFVLAPIPNAVFMRDSSVWIGDGVILSPMNRIVRRRETALLKLVYQHHSRFAGAPIWFGDRPGDHFPASVEGGDVLVVGERGLAVGISERTSPSGAGAMIARLFEEDAVDRVLAVELPQGRATMHLDTVVTMVDGDAAVMYPRIQARVRCFRVTPGPDGHPKTREVAGLAEGLAWAAGIARMRVIEPALREAEADREQWNDANNTFAIAPGEVVAYERNVVTNRILEDAGVTVHRIPSYELPRGRGGPRCMTCPVDREPIVE is encoded by the coding sequence ATGATTCGCTCTGAAACAGGACGGCTCCGCACGGTCATCGTCCATCGACCAGGCCTCGAACTGGAGCGGCTGACTCCTTCGAACAAGGACGAGCTGCTCTTCGACGAGCTGATCTGGGTGGAGAAGGCCCAGGATGAACACGACGCCTTTGCTGCGACCTTGGCCAACGCAGGGATCGATGTCCTCTATCTGACAAGCCTTCTCGAAACGGTCCTGAGCGACGGCAACGTCGCCGAAGCGTTCATCTCCGATCAAGTCGGCGATGACCTCTGCGGGCGCCGGCTGGCAGGCAGGGTGAGGGGATTCCTGGCCGACCTGGACACCGGTGCTCTGGTGAGCCATCTCATCGGGGGTGTGACCTTCGGAGACGTTGGGGAGACCGACGGTCTGGTGGCAGCGTTGCATGGACCCGACGACTTCGTACTTGCCCCGATCCCCAACGCCGTGTTCATGCGGGATTCTTCCGTGTGGATCGGAGACGGGGTGATCTTGAGCCCGATGAATCGCATCGTCAGGCGGCGAGAGACTGCATTGCTGAAACTCGTGTATCAGCATCATTCACGGTTCGCCGGGGCGCCGATCTGGTTCGGAGATCGGCCGGGAGACCACTTCCCCGCATCGGTCGAAGGTGGCGATGTCCTTGTTGTGGGAGAGCGAGGTTTGGCGGTCGGCATATCGGAACGAACGTCCCCATCGGGGGCAGGGGCCATGATCGCCAGATTGTTCGAAGAGGACGCCGTAGACCGGGTCCTGGCAGTGGAGTTGCCGCAGGGAAGGGCAACGATGCATCTCGATACGGTCGTGACCATGGTCGATGGTGATGCCGCCGTGATGTATCCGAGGATTCAGGCCCGTGTTCGGTGTTTCAGAGTGACCCCGGGACCCGATGGCCACCCGAAGACTCGGGAAGTTGCCGGTCTGGCCGAAGGGCTCGCATGGGCCGCCGGCATTGCTCGGATGCGGGTGATCGAACCGGCGCTGAGGGAGGCAGAGGCAGATCGGGAGCAGTGGAACGACGCCAACAACACCTTTGCGATTGCTCCGGGCGAGGTCGTCGCGTATGAGCGTAATGTGGTGACCAACCGGATTCTCGAGGATGCCGGGGTGACCGTGCACCGCATTCCGTCCTATGAACTACCCCGGGGGAGGGGTGGACCGAGATGTATGACGTGTCCGGTGGACAGGGAACCCATCGTGGAGTGA
- a CDS encoding aminotransferase class I/II-fold pyridoxal phosphate-dependent enzyme, whose product MMTGRELAPNPRRLVQLFGTADDLLPLWIAEPYLPLSPDIVAAMEDRARAGWYGYETRPDSVIGAFWDWMSARHGWDGAGLATSVSPSVGTSIGVLIDILTEPGSGVILQPPVFTDFKPLIVSAGRQVVRNPLALHAGRYRMDLDDLTAKAANPNAKLLILCNPHNPVGRLWTESELRSVAEICATNDVAVIADEIHADLVLGESRFTPFAVSAAGTGVSWAATHGPVKTFGLAGICDTLLITDDRDLSDRFRRHSSRFHLTRNNVFATVAFETAYRTAGPWVDELLELAGENFELLARELPDDIRLIQPEATYLAWLDFRALGLDVPELARWITGAGLALSPGHWFGREGAGFARMTIAAPTDIRRGGAAPYRGGSIDPISVR is encoded by the coding sequence ATGATGACCGGACGGGAACTGGCCCCGAACCCTCGACGACTCGTCCAACTCTTCGGAACGGCCGACGACCTGCTTCCACTCTGGATCGCCGAACCGTACCTTCCCCTCTCCCCAGACATTGTCGCCGCCATGGAAGACCGGGCACGTGCCGGCTGGTACGGATATGAGACCAGACCTGACAGCGTCATCGGTGCCTTCTGGGACTGGATGAGTGCCCGCCACGGCTGGGACGGCGCCGGCCTCGCCACATCGGTCAGCCCGAGCGTCGGCACCTCCATCGGTGTGCTCATCGATATACTCACCGAACCGGGAAGTGGCGTGATCCTGCAGCCACCGGTGTTCACCGACTTCAAGCCGCTCATCGTGTCCGCCGGCCGCCAGGTGGTTCGCAACCCACTCGCGCTCCACGCCGGCCGCTATCGGATGGACCTCGACGACCTCACGGCGAAAGCCGCCAACCCGAATGCGAAGCTGCTCATCCTCTGCAACCCGCACAACCCGGTCGGACGGCTCTGGACGGAATCCGAACTCCGATCCGTCGCCGAGATCTGTGCCACCAATGATGTTGCCGTCATCGCCGACGAGATCCACGCCGACCTGGTACTCGGGGAGAGCCGGTTCACCCCCTTCGCTGTGTCCGCCGCCGGAACCGGCGTGTCCTGGGCGGCCACGCACGGCCCTGTCAAGACCTTCGGGCTCGCCGGTATCTGCGACACGCTGCTCATCACCGACGATCGGGACCTGTCGGACCGATTCCGACGACACAGCTCCCGGTTCCACCTCACCCGGAACAACGTGTTCGCCACGGTCGCCTTCGAGACCGCCTACCGCACCGCGGGACCTTGGGTCGACGAACTCCTCGAACTCGCCGGTGAGAACTTCGAGCTACTCGCTCGAGAGTTACCCGACGACATCCGGCTCATCCAACCAGAGGCGACGTATCTCGCCTGGCTCGATTTCCGGGCACTCGGTCTCGACGTGCCGGAGCTCGCCCGGTGGATCACCGGTGCCGGACTCGCTCTGAGCCCGGGCCACTGGTTTGGAAGGGAGGGTGCCGGGTTCGCCAGGATGACGATTGCGGCGCCGACCGACATTCGAAGAGGCGGCGCGGCGCCTTACCGAGGCGGTTCGATAGACCCGATCAGTGTACGGTGA
- a CDS encoding tRNA-specific adenosine deaminase encodes MRAALSEASKATGHDDVPVGAIIIDTAWEIIAADHNRTVQRSDPTAHAEMLVISTVAQERGDWRLNGLTLVVTLEPCPMCAGAAVWARLDRIVYGAPDPKAGAAWSLYNIPQDARLNHRCELTAGVMADESAALLSEFFRSRR; translated from the coding sequence ATGCGCGCCGCCCTCTCGGAAGCGTCGAAAGCCACGGGTCATGACGACGTCCCCGTCGGAGCGATCATCATCGACACGGCGTGGGAAATCATCGCCGCCGACCACAACCGGACGGTCCAGCGATCCGACCCGACCGCCCACGCCGAGATGCTGGTCATCTCGACGGTGGCGCAAGAACGGGGCGACTGGCGTCTGAACGGGCTCACCCTCGTCGTAACGCTGGAACCGTGCCCGATGTGCGCAGGCGCCGCAGTGTGGGCCAGGCTCGACAGGATCGTCTACGGCGCTCCCGACCCGAAGGCAGGGGCGGCCTGGAGCCTCTACAACATCCCTCAGGATGCCCGCCTCAACCATCGGTGTGAACTCACGGCGGGAGTCATGGCCGACGAGAGTGCTGCACTGCTGTCGGAGTTCTTCCGTTCACGCCGCTGA